In the genome of Thermosphaera aggregans DSM 11486, one region contains:
- the hypE gene encoding hydrogenase expression/formation protein HypE: MDAFITLLHGAGGQESHDLIESLIVKKVPPLLRYALEGHGLDILDDGSFIKVGDSYIVFTSDSYTVKPVFYPGGNIGELAASGVLNDLVMMGAKPVAFLDNIIVEEGFPVEDLEKIIDSLVKVLKENNVSLIGGDFKVMPKGSLDKIVISGFGIGVSQGAPIIDHVRPGDVIVVTNSIAEHGAAILASQLGIDAENLSLKSDSKPLVKTVLPVIEKYRPHIHAARDPTRGGVSAILNEWVRGREVSIIVDESKIPIREDVRTFLEMLGIDPLTVASEGVAVLSVSREVGDEVVGALKSMGENPQVIGEVVIPEEPSYKGKVIGFTEVGGKRIIRGEALNLPRIC; this comes from the coding sequence ATGGATGCCTTCATAACGTTACTCCACGGTGCAGGCGGGCAGGAATCGCATGATTTAATAGAATCCTTGATCGTTAAAAAAGTGCCACCACTGCTCAGATACGCCCTAGAGGGGCACGGACTAGACATATTGGATGACGGCTCGTTTATCAAGGTTGGAGATTCTTATATCGTCTTTACAAGTGATTCATACACTGTGAAACCCGTGTTCTACCCCGGAGGCAACATAGGTGAGTTAGCTGCTTCAGGAGTTTTAAACGACCTAGTCATGATGGGCGCCAAACCCGTCGCATTCCTCGATAACATCATCGTAGAAGAAGGTTTTCCAGTCGAGGATTTAGAAAAAATCATTGACTCCCTCGTCAAAGTCTTGAAAGAAAACAATGTATCACTCATAGGTGGAGACTTCAAAGTAATGCCTAAGGGTTCACTAGATAAGATCGTTATCTCGGGTTTCGGAATAGGTGTTTCACAGGGAGCTCCAATAATTGACCATGTGCGTCCCGGCGACGTGATAGTTGTCACTAATAGTATCGCAGAACACGGAGCCGCCATCCTGGCATCGCAACTCGGAATTGATGCTGAAAATCTCTCTTTGAAAAGCGATTCTAAACCCCTTGTTAAAACTGTTCTACCAGTAATTGAAAAGTATAGGCCTCATATCCATGCAGCCAGAGACCCTACCAGGGGAGGTGTTTCCGCAATACTTAACGAGTGGGTAAGAGGTAGAGAGGTCTCAATAATAGTTGACGAGTCAAAGATCCCTATTCGTGAGGACGTGAGAACGTTTCTCGAAATGCTGGGAATAGATCCTTTAACTGTGGCGTCCGAGGGCGTGGCCGTGTTGAGCGTTAGCCGCGAAGTTGGCGACGAAGTCGTTGGGGCGTTAAAATCCATGGGAGAAAACCCTCAGGTGATAGGGGAGGTGGTGATTCCAGAAGAACCCTCGTACAAGGGTAAGGTTATAGGTTTCACAGAGGTGGGCGGAAAGAGGATCATAAGGGGAGAAGCCTTAAACCTACCAAGGATATGCTAG
- a CDS encoding HypC/HybG/HupF family hydrogenase formation chaperone: protein MCLGVPGEVVSVDKTSKPPLARVKIGGLVKETLLAIDEEVMPGDYVIVHAGVVISKVSKDEYEELIRLLKAVSGLGGEIEL from the coding sequence ATGTGTCTCGGTGTGCCAGGAGAAGTGGTCAGCGTGGATAAAACCTCAAAGCCCCCGCTTGCCAGGGTTAAGATAGGGGGTCTTGTGAAAGAAACCCTGCTAGCAATTGATGAAGAAGTGATGCCCGGGGATTACGTAATCGTTCACGCGGGAGTAGTGATAAGTAAGGTCAGCAAGGATGAGTATGAAGAGCTTATCAGGCTACTTAAAGCTGTTTCTGGATTAGGCGGAGAAATAGAATTGTGA
- the hypF gene encoding carbamoyltransferase HypF: MIAARLIINGIVQGVGFRPFVDRTMRRLGLKGYVKNVGGSEVEVFVEGNEENIYEFLSILYNEKPPPAEIEEAFLELTHPQGFQNTQIQRSDTTRVTGSMIPPDFAVCKDCLAEILDPSNHRYMYPFNSCAWCGPRFSMMYTVPYDRENTSMRDFALCESCLKEYSDHENIRRYHAQGISCPRDGPSLALLDNDFNPLDTDNPIVEAAKLIDEGSIIAVKGIGGYHIAASATMDDVVLKLRRRKNRPTKPFAIMGLDTSILKLLVYLSEEDEKLLSSPQAPILLLPKREDTPVSKYVSPGLSHEGVFVAYTPLHFLLLMNTKDKFSIMTSGNSTGSPMCTTEECAKSRMRSIADYFLVHNRVIVNRVDDSVVRKTGDQYVFLRRSRGYAPRWIRLKKSLRSPVLGMGGDLSNTFALGFDDKVVISQYIGDLEDPETQGQLLNYIDFFVRVYGLNYSDITVIVDKHKAYYSRRIGFDIARKHGCRIVEVQHHYAHLFGTAIDNELEGRIAGIALDGLGWGDDESVWGGEVIVFNTMDNNYERVASIEWVPLTSDRDTISIKRLVTLYLAKNNWSFEEIMKILKPANEREVMEHRLVYAAFNQGRYVKASSTGRVVDVVAALLGVSHLRTYDGEPAIKLEAVAFKGVKNLLENVSFKQVNGLLILDYHGIINEIIDKRDVLDIPSLARSFLYSYGYYIGELVVRSALKYKIDYVVAGGGAVVNEHIYQGLKERLQLEGLKPYLPRRIPAGDGGLSFGQVASTIAF, encoded by the coding sequence TTGATAGCCGCGAGATTAATTATCAACGGCATAGTCCAAGGTGTCGGATTTAGACCATTCGTAGATAGAACTATGCGGAGGCTTGGGCTAAAAGGATATGTGAAGAATGTCGGTGGTTCGGAGGTAGAAGTCTTCGTCGAGGGCAACGAGGAAAACATTTACGAATTCCTCTCCATTCTTTACAATGAGAAGCCTCCTCCCGCAGAAATAGAAGAAGCTTTTCTAGAGCTGACTCACCCGCAGGGATTCCAGAACACGCAGATACAGAGGAGTGATACAACCAGGGTCACTGGCTCAATGATTCCGCCGGATTTCGCAGTTTGCAAGGATTGCTTGGCCGAAATCCTGGACCCATCTAACCACAGGTACATGTACCCATTTAACTCCTGTGCTTGGTGCGGTCCAAGGTTTTCAATGATGTATACTGTCCCATATGATCGAGAAAACACGAGTATGAGGGACTTCGCCCTCTGTGAATCCTGCCTGAAGGAGTACTCTGATCACGAGAATATTCGGAGATACCATGCCCAGGGAATCAGCTGCCCACGCGACGGGCCAAGCCTTGCTCTCCTAGACAACGATTTCAATCCGTTAGACACTGATAATCCTATAGTAGAGGCGGCAAAACTTATTGATGAAGGAAGCATTATAGCTGTGAAAGGGATTGGAGGATACCACATAGCTGCTTCAGCAACAATGGATGATGTTGTTTTAAAGCTGAGGAGACGTAAGAATAGACCTACAAAACCCTTTGCAATAATGGGTCTCGACACTTCGATATTAAAGCTCCTAGTATATTTGTCTGAGGAAGATGAGAAATTACTATCATCTCCTCAAGCCCCTATACTCCTACTCCCTAAACGTGAAGATACGCCTGTTTCCAAGTATGTTTCCCCTGGACTGAGCCATGAAGGAGTATTTGTTGCTTATACCCCGCTTCACTTTCTGCTGTTGATGAATACAAAGGATAAGTTTTCAATAATGACTAGCGGGAACTCCACAGGGTCTCCGATGTGCACAACCGAAGAATGCGCTAAGAGTAGGATGAGAAGTATTGCGGATTATTTCCTAGTGCATAATAGGGTTATAGTTAACCGGGTAGACGATAGTGTGGTTAGAAAGACGGGAGACCAATACGTGTTTCTACGGAGAAGTAGGGGGTATGCTCCAAGGTGGATTAGACTCAAAAAGAGCTTAAGAAGCCCGGTATTAGGCATGGGGGGAGATCTCTCCAATACCTTTGCCCTAGGGTTTGACGACAAGGTAGTAATATCGCAGTATATTGGGGATCTAGAGGATCCTGAAACCCAGGGGCAATTACTAAATTACATAGACTTCTTCGTCAGAGTCTACGGGCTCAACTATTCTGACATAACCGTTATCGTTGACAAGCATAAAGCATACTACTCGAGGAGAATAGGGTTTGATATTGCGAGAAAACATGGTTGCAGAATCGTTGAAGTGCAACATCATTACGCACACCTATTTGGCACAGCCATCGATAACGAGTTAGAAGGCAGGATTGCCGGGATAGCCTTAGACGGCTTAGGATGGGGGGACGACGAATCCGTGTGGGGTGGTGAAGTAATAGTTTTCAATACCATGGACAATAATTATGAGAGAGTGGCTAGTATTGAATGGGTTCCATTGACGAGCGATAGAGATACCATTAGCATTAAGCGGTTAGTCACCCTTTACCTAGCTAAGAACAATTGGTCTTTCGAAGAAATAATGAAGATTCTCAAACCTGCAAATGAGAGAGAAGTAATGGAGCACAGACTCGTCTACGCCGCGTTCAATCAGGGAAGGTACGTCAAGGCTTCAAGCACAGGTAGGGTTGTAGATGTAGTTGCAGCATTACTAGGCGTCTCCCATCTCAGAACGTATGACGGTGAGCCCGCGATTAAACTGGAAGCTGTTGCTTTTAAAGGAGTGAAAAATCTCCTAGAGAATGTTTCTTTCAAACAGGTCAACGGATTACTTATCCTCGATTATCACGGTATTATCAACGAGATCATAGATAAGAGAGATGTTTTAGACATTCCCTCACTCGCTAGGAGCTTCTTATACTCCTACGGATACTATATTGGTGAACTAGTTGTTAGATCAGCGTTAAAGTATAAGATTGACTACGTGGTCGCGGGTGGTGGGGCTGTTGTTAACGAGCACATTTATCAAGGACTGAAAGAGAGATTGCAGCTTGAAGGGCTCAAACCATACCTTCCACGTAGAATACCCGCGGGGGACGGAGGCCTCTCGTTCGGACAAGTGGCTTCAACAATTGCTTTTTGA
- a CDS encoding NADH-quinone oxidoreductase subunit B family protein — translation MVTLSSAKQETCKNCKIIRYSPWLVHFNTGACNGCDIEVLASITPLYDPERFGVKLAPSIRHGDILVVTGALTKKAGERLRRLYDQMPNPKFVVAVGACAVDGGVFYKSYSVEGGADKAVPVAMYIPGCPPRPEAILDGIVKLLKKLEESGEKNE, via the coding sequence GTGGTAACGCTGTCGTCGGCGAAGCAGGAAACCTGTAAAAACTGCAAAATAATTAGGTACTCGCCATGGCTCGTCCACTTCAATACGGGAGCGTGTAACGGGTGTGATATCGAGGTGCTCGCATCAATCACGCCACTCTACGACCCTGAGAGGTTTGGGGTAAAGCTAGCGCCAAGCATCAGGCATGGAGATATCCTCGTAGTAACGGGTGCATTGACTAAGAAGGCTGGTGAAAGGCTTCGAAGACTGTATGATCAAATGCCGAATCCTAAGTTCGTAGTAGCAGTGGGGGCTTGTGCCGTTGACGGTGGAGTGTTCTACAAGTCTTATAGTGTTGAGGGAGGGGCAGACAAGGCTGTCCCAGTAGCAATGTATATACCTGGATGCCCCCCGCGACCGGAGGCGATACTAGATGGTATTGTAAAGCTTTTGAAAAAACTCGAAGAAAGTGGTGAGAAGAATGAGTAG
- a CDS encoding NADH-quinone oxidoreductase subunit C, giving the protein MSSRLDFLSSFTIETQTIKPGRKAYVVKPEDLRSVFSKMIEVLGDSSFYVSTLIGTDLKDEGKIRLDYYVVILPEEETIVFRTFIPRDNPTIDSIIDLIPGILPGECETHDLLGVVFKGNPFLKRGFFVPSDIVEQGKYPLRKDSGV; this is encoded by the coding sequence ATGAGTAGTCGGCTAGACTTCCTTTCATCATTTACGATTGAGACCCAGACTATTAAGCCGGGTAGGAAGGCTTATGTTGTGAAGCCCGAGGATTTGAGAAGTGTTTTCTCGAAAATGATCGAAGTCTTGGGGGACTCATCGTTTTACGTATCCACTTTAATTGGCACAGACCTCAAGGATGAGGGAAAGATCCGCCTTGATTACTACGTAGTGATTCTACCCGAGGAGGAGACAATCGTTTTCAGGACGTTTATTCCACGAGATAATCCCACAATCGATTCAATCATAGATTTGATCCCCGGGATTTTGCCTGGTGAGTGTGAAACCCATGACCTCCTCGGGGTTGTTTTCAAGGGAAACCCGTTTCTGAAGCGGGGTTTCTTCGTCCCCTCCGATATTGTTGAACAAGGGAAGTATCCTTTGAGGAAGGATAGTGGGGTGTGA
- a CDS encoding NADH-quinone oxidoreductase subunit D → MSVSKIIEVPLALELPVGPQHPALHEPVLLKAYADGEEIIKVEINTGYNHRGIEKLCEKNSFYRDIFIVARVCGICNLVHANCYVRAVEHILGMEISNRAKYLRVLAMELERLHSHMLINAVMAENIGFENLFMNIMLDRERIMKAKEILTGNRVLSDYMMVGGVRRDVDDVKKEKIRDILLKTEERIKYYRRVFEEDSTIIKRTVDVGTVSTSDAVKYSLVGPVARASGVRIDSRASDKYDAYSEIPFNVITRSEGDSWARMMVRWDEALESINIALHVLNHLPSDANPVPDEKKLPRKIPAGEAYTRVEAQRGELTYYVMSDGKSSNPYRVKIRTPSFNNIINSGFMYVGQTIADLPVILTSLDPCISCMERVTIIDLDKKISYKLSFKELAKGV, encoded by the coding sequence ATGAGTGTTTCAAAAATCATAGAAGTCCCTCTTGCATTAGAGCTACCTGTTGGGCCCCAGCATCCTGCTCTTCACGAACCGGTTTTGCTTAAAGCATATGCTGATGGAGAAGAAATCATTAAGGTTGAGATAAACACCGGGTATAATCACCGTGGAATTGAGAAGTTGTGTGAAAAGAACTCGTTTTACAGGGATATCTTCATTGTGGCCCGTGTGTGCGGTATATGCAATCTCGTCCATGCAAACTGCTATGTGAGAGCGGTTGAACATATACTGGGTATGGAGATAAGCAACAGGGCCAAGTATCTCAGGGTTCTTGCAATGGAGCTGGAGCGCCTCCACAGCCACATGTTAATAAATGCTGTGATGGCGGAGAACATAGGGTTTGAAAATCTTTTCATGAACATCATGCTAGACCGTGAAAGAATAATGAAGGCGAAAGAGATTCTGACCGGTAACCGCGTATTATCAGACTACATGATGGTTGGAGGCGTGAGAAGAGATGTTGATGACGTTAAGAAAGAGAAGATTAGGGATATTCTTTTGAAAACTGAGGAGAGAATTAAGTACTACAGGAGGGTCTTTGAAGAAGACTCTACCATTATAAAGAGGACCGTCGACGTTGGGACGGTCTCAACGAGTGATGCAGTAAAGTACTCTCTCGTCGGTCCCGTAGCCCGTGCATCCGGGGTAAGGATTGATTCGAGAGCTAGTGACAAATATGATGCTTATTCCGAAATACCTTTCAATGTTATTACAAGAAGCGAAGGAGACTCCTGGGCACGAATGATGGTTAGATGGGATGAAGCCTTAGAATCGATTAACATAGCTCTCCACGTTCTCAACCACTTACCGAGCGATGCAAACCCGGTGCCAGACGAGAAGAAGCTTCCGAGGAAAATACCAGCCGGAGAAGCCTATACTAGAGTTGAAGCACAAAGAGGAGAGTTAACTTACTACGTAATGAGTGATGGTAAATCATCTAATCCTTACAGGGTTAAGATTAGAACGCCCAGCTTCAACAACATTATCAATAGCGGCTTCATGTATGTTGGGCAAACTATTGCAGATCTTCCTGTGATACTGACTTCGCTAGACCCCTGTATCTCCTGCATGGAGAGAGTGACGATCATTGACCTGGATAAAAAAATTTCTTACAAACTGTCCTTTAAGGAGTTGGCTAAGGGGGTCTGA
- a CDS encoding 4Fe-4S binding protein — translation MRRPKLLKLTLENLVSKPATVQYPYQPTVIEPDFRGRHYADLSKCTGCSLCSIECPADTIKMTPIPQEYEVPKSNPRRLYPLINYGRCIFCYRCITVCPFNAYVTTNEYRLADTAKNDSSELSLSTLKKTVKG, via the coding sequence ATGAGGAGGCCAAAGCTTCTGAAACTAACGTTGGAAAACTTGGTTTCTAAGCCGGCCACTGTTCAATACCCCTACCAGCCCACAGTAATCGAGCCTGATTTTAGGGGTAGACATTATGCAGATCTAAGTAAATGTACGGGTTGCTCCTTATGTAGCATAGAGTGCCCCGCTGACACCATTAAGATGACGCCCATTCCACAGGAGTACGAGGTGCCTAAATCAAACCCTAGAAGACTCTATCCTTTAATCAATTACGGAAGGTGTATATTCTGCTACAGGTGTATCACAGTGTGCCCGTTCAACGCTTATGTCACGACGAATGAGTACAGACTCGCAGACACAGCCAAGAACGATTCATCCGAGCTCTCGCTTTCAACGCTTAAAAAAACCGTTAAGGGGTGA